From a region of the uncultured Desulfatiglans sp. genome:
- a CDS encoding conserved hypothetical protein (Evidence 4 : Unknown function but conserved in other organisms) has protein sequence MAKVLVLRYNKGKFPPSAVTDEFKQQVGGAMEKYLKEHPEVKFNGLWVNEEGVGICDWEAPNAEAVKNFIDSAGGTYDDIVAVEKVL, from the coding sequence ATGGCAAAGGTTCTCGTATTAAGATACAATAAGGGAAAATTTCCTCCATCTGCTGTAACAGACGAGTTCAAACAGCAAGTTGGCGGGGCAATGGAGAAATATTTGAAAGAACATCCGGAGGTCAAGTTCAACGGACTGTGGGTGAATGAAGAAGGCGTAGGCATTTGTGATTGGGAAGCGCCAAACGCTGAAGCAGTGAAAAACTTCATTGACAGTGCGGGCGGGACCTATGACGACATCGTAGCAGTGGAAAAAGTTTTGTGA